From one Chryseobacterium sp. 3008163 genomic stretch:
- a CDS encoding XAC2610-related protein, with protein sequence MKLLVIPIVLLFMIFSCTKNKEHNTNAYFLAEKFTDSLNIGEIGKTKVEIENFRNNLTEDNLIVLKFFKKYSFWDYNKRKSVENIWRETSRFYFDKDGVSGIDAEISDFNNDGYKDFLYVSGIAARGGNVIKTLFIYDSKNKAFVHIKNSDKYPNLSFNSKLKCINSIILTGSVTTHFLRLKQDSLIEFARVDVSDKILVEERDSSGQFKIIEERKLKRNDDDFYSGYSNYKPLEK encoded by the coding sequence ATGAAGCTTTTAGTTATTCCAATTGTACTTTTATTTATGATTTTTTCCTGTACTAAAAATAAGGAACACAATACTAATGCTTATTTTTTGGCAGAAAAGTTTACAGATAGTCTTAACATTGGTGAGATAGGAAAAACAAAGGTCGAAATCGAGAATTTTAGAAATAATCTTACAGAAGATAATCTTATTGTTTTAAAATTTTTTAAAAAATACAGTTTTTGGGATTACAACAAACGAAAATCTGTGGAAAATATCTGGCGAGAAACCAGTAGATTTTACTTTGATAAAGACGGAGTCTCTGGTATCGATGCTGAAATTTCAGATTTTAATAATGACGGATATAAAGACTTTTTATATGTAAGCGGAATCGCTGCCAGAGGAGGGAATGTTATCAAGACATTATTTATTTATGATTCAAAAAACAAAGCTTTTGTTCATATAAAAAACTCTGACAAATACCCTAATTTGAGTTTTAATTCAAAATTAAAATGTATTAATTCAATAATCCTGACAGGTTCTGTAACGACTCATTTTTTAAGATTAAAACAAGATTCTTTAATTGAATTTGCCAGAGTTGATGTTTCAGACAAGATATTGGTGGAGGAAAGAGATTCATCAGGTCAATTTAAAATTATTGAAGAAAGGAAGTTAAAAAGAAATGATGATGATTTTTACTCGGGATATTCCAATTATAAACCACTAGAAAAATGA
- a CDS encoding SMI1/KNR4 family protein gives MITEFFKNFDFKNFWSECSYSARDYIGGFADDEMIDSVEKELGYKLPGSYIQMMKTQNGGLANKSVFPTTEANSWADDHVAINGIMGIGRERIYSLCGEMGSQFMIDEWGYPAIGVYFADCPSAGHDMILFDYSNCGKDGEPEVVHVDQENDFKKTFLAKDFETFIKGLKVEEGFEGE, from the coding sequence ATGATAACAGAATTTTTCAAGAACTTCGACTTTAAGAATTTTTGGAGTGAATGCAGCTACTCTGCAAGAGACTATATCGGTGGTTTTGCTGATGATGAAATGATTGATTCTGTTGAAAAAGAATTGGGGTATAAACTTCCCGGCTCTTACATTCAGATGATGAAAACACAGAACGGTGGATTGGCAAACAAATCTGTTTTCCCTACTACTGAAGCCAATTCTTGGGCAGATGACCATGTGGCAATAAACGGTATTATGGGAATTGGGCGAGAACGAATTTATTCTCTTTGCGGAGAAATGGGAAGTCAGTTTATGATTGATGAATGGGGTTATCCTGCAATTGGAGTGTATTTTGCAGACTGCCCGTCAGCAGGGCATGATATGATTTTATTTGATTATTCAAACTGTGGTAAAGATGGCGAACCGGAAGTGGTACATGTAGATCAGGAAAATGATTTTAAGAAAACTTTTTTGGCTAAAGATTTTGAAACTTTTATAAAAGGTTTGAAAGTTGAAGAAGGATTTGAGGGAGAATAA
- the paaZ gene encoding phenylacetic acid degradation bifunctional protein PaaZ, with protein sequence MEKLKNYIHGEWVEGTGNGIPLYNAVTGEQVAVSDTEGLNFEQALDFGRTVGYKNLSSMTFYDRGEMLKKVALYLLERKKKYYELSYKTGATHADSWVDIEGGFGTFFTYSGLAKRMLPNTPFWVDGETQKISANGTFLGTHILTPSEGVSVQINAYNFPVWGMLEKLSTSLLAGVPSIVKPSPYGSYLTNAVFQDMIESGVLPEGALQLVCGEPGNILDYVQDGDSVLFTGSATTGRKLKALPSVSGNSVRFNMEADSLNCSILGLDAKPGTPEFDLFIKEVRTEMTTKAGQKCTAIRRIIVPENLIGDVQSALSKALDQTKIGNPLSRETRMGSLVGKQQYDEVLRKVDILKTENELIYDGKHELVDADYENGAFMSPKLFLNDSPFTKNISHDVEAFGPVSTLMPYKDAEEAAALAKRGKGSLVGSIISHDEKFVAETSWKMASQHGRIFVLNRDNAKESTGHGSPLPTLMHGGPGRAGGGEEMGGLNGLHFFLQKTAIQGSPDILTAITKVYQQGAEKKYSDKHPFQKYFEEVEVGDSLETAGRTVTDADIVNFSNVSWDHFYAHTDATSLSGTIFDKTVAHGYFILSAAAGLFVSGKKGPVIANYGLENCSFFKPVYAGDTITVYLTAKEKINRGVKGRNIPSGVVKWLVEVVNQRDEVVCVATILTLVAKHSPFIDFKVQNIQKKLNGLTENTKSVFGDFTPQLMVEHLEEVLRNGFGNLKPEDFPEIPAEKLEKLQDWLYTDQKIRPGAQYPLWKEGEVPQNKNKNLDEAKAKLIETLKEFTVYFKENPFAEHYNPRFGHLNKEMMELFQRKHFTHHFEQFGLI encoded by the coding sequence ATGGAAAAGTTAAAAAACTATATTCACGGAGAATGGGTAGAAGGTACCGGAAACGGAATTCCTTTGTACAATGCCGTGACGGGAGAGCAAGTTGCTGTTTCTGATACTGAAGGGCTGAATTTTGAGCAGGCTCTAGATTTCGGAAGAACAGTCGGTTACAAAAATCTTTCTTCGATGACGTTCTACGATCGTGGAGAAATGTTGAAAAAAGTGGCGCTTTATCTTTTAGAAAGAAAGAAAAAATATTACGAATTATCATATAAAACAGGGGCGACTCACGCAGATTCTTGGGTTGACATTGAGGGAGGTTTTGGTACTTTCTTCACGTATTCAGGGTTGGCAAAAAGAATGCTTCCAAATACTCCGTTTTGGGTAGATGGAGAAACTCAGAAAATTTCTGCTAACGGAACTTTCTTAGGAACTCATATTTTAACGCCAAGTGAAGGAGTTTCTGTGCAAATCAATGCTTACAACTTTCCTGTTTGGGGAATGTTGGAAAAACTATCAACTTCATTGTTGGCTGGTGTTCCATCAATTGTAAAGCCATCTCCTTATGGATCTTATTTGACGAATGCTGTTTTTCAGGATATGATTGAAAGTGGGGTTCTTCCTGAAGGAGCACTTCAGTTAGTTTGTGGTGAGCCGGGAAATATTTTAGATTACGTTCAGGATGGAGATTCTGTATTGTTCACAGGTTCTGCAACGACAGGTAGAAAATTAAAAGCTTTACCTTCAGTTTCAGGAAATTCTGTTCGTTTCAATATGGAAGCCGATTCTTTGAACTGTTCGATCCTTGGTTTGGATGCAAAACCGGGAACTCCTGAATTTGATTTATTCATTAAAGAAGTTCGTACAGAAATGACAACGAAGGCTGGTCAGAAATGTACCGCAATCAGAAGAATCATTGTTCCTGAAAACTTAATTGGGGATGTTCAAAGTGCTTTGTCTAAAGCTTTAGATCAGACTAAAATTGGAAACCCGTTAAGCAGAGAAACGAGAATGGGTTCTTTGGTTGGAAAACAACAATATGACGAAGTTTTAAGAAAGGTTGATATTCTAAAAACTGAAAACGAATTGATTTACGACGGAAAACATGAATTGGTAGATGCAGATTACGAAAACGGTGCATTTATGTCACCTAAATTGTTCTTAAATGATTCTCCGTTCACTAAAAATATCTCTCATGATGTCGAAGCTTTCGGTCCGGTTTCTACCTTGATGCCTTACAAAGATGCGGAAGAAGCTGCAGCCTTGGCGAAAAGAGGAAAAGGAAGTTTGGTAGGCTCAATTATTTCTCATGATGAGAAATTTGTTGCAGAAACTTCTTGGAAAATGGCTTCTCAGCACGGAAGAATTTTTGTTTTAAATAGAGACAACGCAAAAGAAAGTACAGGTCACGGTTCGCCACTTCCTACATTAATGCACGGAGGTCCTGGTAGAGCAGGCGGCGGCGAGGAAATGGGTGGATTGAACGGTCTTCACTTCTTCCTTCAGAAAACGGCGATTCAAGGTTCGCCTGATATTTTGACCGCGATTACGAAAGTGTATCAGCAAGGTGCTGAGAAAAAATATTCAGATAAACATCCTTTCCAAAAATATTTTGAGGAAGTTGAGGTCGGAGATTCTCTGGAAACAGCAGGAAGAACAGTTACTGATGCAGATATTGTTAATTTTTCCAATGTTTCTTGGGATCATTTCTATGCGCATACAGACGCAACAAGTTTATCCGGAACTATTTTCGATAAAACCGTTGCTCATGGATATTTCATTCTTTCTGCAGCAGCTGGATTATTTGTTTCGGGCAAAAAAGGTCCTGTTATCGCTAACTATGGATTGGAAAACTGTTCGTTTTTTAAACCTGTTTATGCGGGAGATACGATTACGGTTTATTTAACAGCAAAAGAAAAAATCAACCGTGGAGTAAAAGGAAGAAACATTCCTTCCGGAGTTGTAAAATGGTTGGTGGAAGTTGTCAATCAAAGAGATGAGGTGGTTTGTGTTGCTACAATTTTAACTTTAGTGGCTAAACATTCGCCGTTTATTGATTTTAAAGTTCAGAATATTCAGAAAAAATTGAATGGTTTAACTGAAAACACCAAATCTGTTTTTGGAGATTTTACGCCGCAATTGATGGTGGAGCATTTGGAAGAAGTTTTGAGAAATGGTTTCGGAAATTTAAAGCCGGAAGATTTTCCTGAGATTCCTGCCGAGAAATTAGAAAAACTTCAGGATTGGTTGTACACCGACCAAAAGATTCGTCCGGGAGCGCAATATCCTTTATGGAAAGAAGGTGAAGTTCCTCAGAATAAAAATAAAAATTTGGACGAAGCAAAGGCGAAATTAATTGAAACTTTAAAAGAGTTTACCGTTTATTTCAAAGAAAATCCTTTTGCGGAACATTACAATCCAAGATTTGGACATTTAAATAAAGAGATGATGGAGCTTTTCCAGAGAAAGCATTTTACGCATCATTTTGAGCAGTTTGGATTGATTTAA
- a CDS encoding enoyl-CoA hydratase/isomerase family protein: MSDFVTSEIKNNIAEITFGTAKSNALPGAILEKLAETILEEGAKKEVKAILVKSEGEKAFCAGASFDELLAIDELEASTKFFGGFAKVLNAMRNCGKIVVVRVQGKTTGGGVGLACGADYCFATKDSALALTEINLGIGPFVIGPFVERKIGKSQFSAMAIDADFRSADWAEQHNIYHSVSETIAEMDSRLEKFLNTLASRSEDALALIKKVSWEGTEHFNELMPARIHMSASLILEDSAKKNIEAIKERLRAK, encoded by the coding sequence ATGAGTGACTTTGTAACATCAGAAATTAAAAATAATATTGCCGAAATTACATTCGGAACTGCAAAAAGCAATGCGCTTCCCGGAGCAATTCTTGAAAAATTAGCTGAAACAATTTTAGAAGAAGGCGCGAAGAAAGAAGTGAAAGCAATTCTTGTAAAAAGTGAAGGTGAAAAAGCTTTCTGTGCTGGAGCAAGTTTTGACGAACTTTTAGCAATTGACGAACTGGAAGCTTCCACTAAATTCTTCGGAGGTTTTGCTAAGGTGTTAAATGCCATGAGAAATTGCGGTAAAATCGTTGTCGTAAGAGTTCAGGGAAAAACCACTGGTGGTGGAGTAGGATTGGCTTGTGGTGCAGATTACTGTTTTGCAACTAAAGATTCTGCTTTAGCATTAACTGAAATCAATTTAGGAATCGGGCCTTTCGTCATCGGGCCTTTCGTAGAAAGAAAAATCGGGAAATCTCAGTTTTCAGCAATGGCAATTGATGCAGATTTCAGATCGGCAGATTGGGCAGAGCAGCATAATATCTATCATTCAGTTTCTGAAACCATTGCAGAAATGGATTCGAGATTAGAGAAATTTTTAAATACTTTGGCTTCAAGAAGCGAAGATGCATTAGCTCTAATCAAGAAAGTTTCTTGGGAAGGCACAGAGCACTTCAATGAGTTGATGCCTGCAAGAATCCATATGAGTGCAAGTCTTATTTTGGAAGATTCTGCCAAGAAAAATATCGAGGCAATCAAAGAAAGATTAAGAGCAAAATAA
- a CDS encoding SMUG2 DNA glycosylase family protein, with product MSDKTFADQVVEFNKKLNFTGNLPKDFQVLNPYLDNPETLVVMQKFYQKYYYDSHQRKFMIGINPSRHGAGVTGVPFTDTKRLETVCGIKMESAQTHEISSVFIYDMIAAYGGAEEFYRDFYINSPFPLAIVRKSKGNWVNANYYDDKELFNNVKDFMIDSLKKHISLGLDISEVFVLGKKNADFISKLNEEADLFDKMTVLEHPRYIQQYKSKEKDLYIDKYILTLKKIDAKV from the coding sequence ATGTCTGATAAAACTTTTGCAGATCAAGTAGTTGAATTTAATAAAAAATTAAATTTTACAGGAAATCTTCCTAAGGATTTTCAGGTTCTGAATCCGTATTTGGATAACCCTGAAACGCTGGTTGTCATGCAAAAGTTTTATCAGAAATATTATTATGATTCCCATCAAAGGAAATTTATGATTGGAATTAATCCCAGCCGTCACGGAGCGGGCGTTACCGGAGTTCCGTTTACCGATACGAAGCGGTTGGAAACGGTCTGCGGAATTAAAATGGAATCTGCACAGACGCATGAAATATCTTCCGTTTTTATATACGACATGATTGCAGCTTACGGCGGCGCAGAAGAATTCTACAGAGATTTTTACATCAATTCACCTTTTCCTTTGGCAATCGTAAGAAAATCAAAAGGTAATTGGGTCAATGCCAATTATTATGATGATAAAGAGCTTTTCAATAATGTGAAAGATTTTATGATCGATTCTTTAAAGAAACATATCAGTTTAGGTTTAGACATTTCAGAAGTTTTTGTTTTAGGAAAGAAAAATGCGGATTTTATTTCTAAATTAAATGAAGAAGCAGACTTGTTTGATAAAATGACTGTGCTGGAACATCCGAGATATATCCAACAGTATAAATCGAAAGAAAAAGATTTGTATATTGATAAGTATATTCTGACATTGAAAAAAATAGATGCTAAGGTCTGA
- a CDS encoding sensor histidine kinase → MVIIVTFVLLAYKFFIDRIIKEKSIQHKAEIQHQKNLTLESTKTQEEERKRMAILIHDDIGNRLNILSLWLQNLNAENKETSEKIISNQISELIDSARSISHSLYPVNLEKLGLVLYVEELITNLSNKIKINLHVVQEYQKKDIFTEVQIYRIIQEFTTNVIKHSKAAEMSIYIKDIKENRIVILSDNGESFDYDNASKGMGLKNIESRIKSLNARFKWKNTIGKGSRLIIIIPQNNDHEN, encoded by the coding sequence TTGGTAATTATTGTCACGTTTGTTTTACTGGCTTATAAGTTCTTTATCGACAGAATTATAAAAGAGAAAAGCATCCAGCACAAGGCAGAAATTCAGCATCAGAAAAATCTTACTCTCGAAAGCACAAAAACCCAGGAGGAAGAAAGAAAAAGAATGGCAATTTTGATTCATGATGATATTGGCAACAGGCTTAATATTCTTTCGCTTTGGCTTCAAAATCTAAACGCAGAGAACAAAGAAACTTCTGAAAAAATAATTTCAAATCAAATTTCTGAACTGATAGACTCGGCGAGAAGTATTTCACATTCACTTTACCCTGTCAATCTTGAAAAATTAGGACTCGTTTTGTATGTTGAAGAATTGATTACCAATCTTTCGAATAAGATTAAAATCAATCTGCATGTGGTTCAGGAATATCAGAAAAAAGATATTTTTACAGAAGTGCAGATTTATAGAATCATTCAGGAGTTTACAACCAATGTTATCAAGCATTCTAAAGCCGCTGAAATGAGTATCTATATAAAGGATATCAAAGAAAATAGAATCGTAATTTTATCTGATAACGGAGAAAGCTTTGATTACGACAATGCAAGCAAAGGAATGGGCTTGAAAAACATAGAATCGAGAATAAAATCGCTCAACGCCCGCTTCAAATGGAAGAATACAATAGGAAAAGGCAGCAGGCTGATTATCATAATTCCACAAAATAACGACCATGAAAATTAA
- a CDS encoding T9SS C-terminal target domain-containing protein — MKSTILLTICSLFISIFSFGQTSTEQFETESHGSASFTDNGVIFNILSHVNTYDIQANYPATGWNGSAVDNRYIDNSATGNQAAGTSFSIKTTSNLFKANRFWVYASAADLTFGVSGTLTITGKLSGVTKFTQTKSTGFATSMGTTNGYTLIDLTNLNGQNYSNIIIDQLQITAGGGYQYLALDAFTWVKDTGIVLSTDELKNQKTICLFSQILRQVSFL; from the coding sequence ATGAAAAGTACTATACTACTTACGATCTGCAGTCTTTTCATATCGATCTTTTCGTTTGGACAGACCAGTACAGAACAATTTGAGACAGAATCTCACGGAAGCGCAAGTTTTACAGATAACGGAGTGATTTTTAATATCCTTTCTCATGTAAATACTTACGATATCCAGGCAAATTATCCGGCTACAGGATGGAATGGCTCAGCTGTAGACAACCGATATATCGATAATTCGGCAACAGGAAATCAGGCAGCAGGGACTTCATTCAGTATAAAAACAACGTCTAATTTATTTAAGGCAAACAGATTTTGGGTATATGCTTCAGCAGCCGATTTAACATTTGGTGTCTCCGGAACCCTTACTATTACAGGAAAATTAAGTGGCGTAACAAAGTTTACACAAACCAAATCAACAGGCTTTGCAACAAGCATGGGAACGACAAACGGCTATACCCTGATTGACCTAACCAACCTGAATGGTCAAAATTACAGTAACATTATAATTGATCAATTACAGATAACAGCAGGAGGAGGTTATCAATATCTGGCTCTTGATGCCTTCACTTGGGTAAAAGATACGGGCATTGTATTATCGACTGACGAATTAAAAAATCAAAAAACAATCTGTCTGTTTTCCCAAATCCTACGACAGGTCAGTTTTCTATAG
- a CDS encoding DUF4241 domain-containing protein, which translates to MKENWLQNWEEVKDVLVCPTDLETYFTSNEILGQKMETMEIGNVWLPSGKIVVRDPLVYLSSDEKPYFIQAPKGNFPVTIAVVKSEDWGDRYAVVKVEFTKEKPVVYREALIGIEDLEDVTEDDFFGFSVDAGLGCITDAEVLPSVDQFVATKDVDNVYDDYFAGIFAQSYKDHPNNQRDAGDWINWTVPNTNYQIPMFASGFGDGSYPVYFAYDAHGEICGLYIQFIDVELALSEDGDDEDVE; encoded by the coding sequence ATGAAAGAAAACTGGCTGCAAAACTGGGAAGAAGTAAAAGATGTTTTAGTTTGTCCTACAGATCTTGAAACATATTTTACCTCGAATGAAATTCTGGGACAGAAAATGGAGACGATGGAAATAGGAAATGTTTGGCTACCATCCGGAAAAATAGTGGTGAGAGATCCGCTTGTTTATCTGAGTTCTGATGAAAAACCTTACTTCATTCAGGCTCCGAAAGGAAATTTTCCCGTTACGATTGCTGTGGTAAAATCTGAAGATTGGGGAGACCGATATGCTGTTGTAAAAGTTGAATTTACCAAAGAAAAGCCGGTTGTTTACCGTGAAGCTTTAATTGGAATTGAAGATTTGGAAGATGTAACCGAAGATGATTTTTTCGGTTTCAGTGTAGATGCCGGTTTGGGATGTATTACCGATGCTGAAGTTCTTCCTTCTGTAGATCAATTTGTTGCTACAAAAGATGTTGACAATGTGTACGATGATTATTTTGCTGGAATTTTCGCACAGAGTTACAAAGATCATCCCAACAATCAGAGAGATGCCGGAGACTGGATCAATTGGACAGTTCCCAATACAAACTATCAGATTCCGATGTTTGCAAGCGGGTTTGGTGACGGTAGTTATCCTGTATACTTTGCGTACGATGCTCATGGTGAAATTTGTGGGTTGTACATTCAGTTTATCGATGTAGAATTGGCGTTGAGTGAAGATGGAGACGATGAAGATGTAGAATAA
- a CDS encoding phage tail protein produces the protein MEEMMGVIKAFSGNFAPVNFMFCNGALLSISQNSALFSILGTTYGGDGINTFALPNLNGRYPLGTGTNAGQSYELGEQSGVPQTTIMSMNLPSFASQLMVANANANSAVPSASTSLAITGTQSGRDFTAVPSYVNANPNTVINTQSVVFMGQNQPINNMPPYLGINYIICVQGIYPSRP, from the coding sequence ATGGAAGAAATGATGGGGGTTATCAAAGCATTCTCCGGAAACTTTGCCCCGGTAAACTTTATGTTCTGCAATGGAGCTTTATTGAGCATTTCACAAAACTCTGCGCTTTTCTCAATTTTAGGAACTACCTATGGCGGTGATGGCATTAATACTTTTGCCTTACCTAACCTTAATGGCCGTTATCCACTAGGAACGGGAACAAATGCAGGTCAATCTTACGAGCTTGGTGAGCAATCTGGAGTTCCGCAGACAACTATCATGTCAATGAATTTACCAAGTTTTGCGAGCCAATTGATGGTTGCCAATGCCAATGCTAATTCTGCGGTACCCTCTGCAAGCACATCGCTAGCTATCACCGGAACACAAAGCGGAAGAGACTTTACTGCCGTTCCAAGTTATGTAAATGCAAATCCGAACACGGTTATCAATACCCAATCTGTAGTGTTTATGGGGCAAAATCAGCCTATTAACAACATGCCACCTTATTTGGGAATAAACTATATTATCTGTGTACAGGGAATTTATCCTTCAAGACCTTAA
- a CDS encoding response regulator transcription factor, with product MKIKIALVDDEQLILEGVKLLLSIEKSISVTITSNNGPDFLENLATFNSEEFPDIALIDIQMKPMDGFELVENLRQKYPALKIIILSSHYKSSILGYMVKLGVSAFLPKNSDKKAFIEAITEVHTKGLYFTSEDYKMLFSYMNNPPKTKSLFDLEDELSDREKEVVKLICEEMTNHEIAEKLFLSPRTIESHRQRILDKIGAKNTVGIVIYAVINDIYSLPVKL from the coding sequence ATGAAAATTAAAATAGCCTTAGTAGATGACGAGCAGCTTATTTTGGAAGGTGTAAAACTTTTGCTTTCTATAGAAAAAAGCATCTCTGTGACCATAACATCAAATAATGGCCCGGATTTTTTAGAAAATTTAGCCACTTTTAATTCTGAAGAGTTCCCGGATATTGCCCTTATCGACATTCAAATGAAACCAATGGACGGGTTTGAACTTGTAGAAAATTTAAGACAAAAATATCCTGCACTCAAAATAATCATTCTCTCTTCTCATTATAAAAGTAGCATCTTGGGGTACATGGTAAAACTAGGCGTTTCTGCATTTTTGCCTAAAAACTCTGATAAAAAAGCATTCATAGAAGCCATTACAGAAGTCCATACAAAAGGTCTGTATTTCACCTCAGAAGATTACAAAATGCTTTTCTCGTACATGAATAATCCACCGAAAACAAAATCATTGTTTGATCTGGAAGATGAACTTAGCGATCGTGAGAAAGAAGTCGTAAAATTGATCTGTGAAGAGATGACCAATCATGAGATTGCAGAAAAACTTTTCCTTAGTCCCAGAACAATTGAAAGTCACAGACAGAGAATTTTAGATAAAATAGGTGCCAAAAACACAGTGGGCATCGTAATCTATGCTGTAATTAATGACATTTATTCTCTTCCGGTAAAGCTTTAA
- a CDS encoding phage tail protein: MEEMLATIKMFAGNFAPRGYLFCNGALLPISQNQALFSLLGTTYGGNGTTTFALPNFNGRAPMGSGIANTGKSVNLGEMGGSPTTTLLSTNLPTFMSTLKVSSSNAATATPTLTTSIAVTGTQSGRDFTAVPSFVNAAPDTAINGASVTFNGANVPIENMPPYLGMNYIICVEGIYPSRP, encoded by the coding sequence ATGGAAGAAATGTTAGCAACAATTAAAATGTTTGCCGGAAATTTCGCCCCGAGAGGCTATTTATTCTGCAACGGGGCTCTATTGCCTATTTCACAAAATCAGGCGCTTTTTTCCCTTCTAGGAACAACATATGGTGGAAACGGTACTACTACTTTTGCTTTACCTAACTTTAACGGACGTGCTCCTATGGGTTCAGGAATTGCCAACACAGGAAAGTCTGTAAACCTTGGTGAAATGGGAGGATCACCCACCACAACTCTTCTTAGCACTAATTTGCCAACGTTTATGAGCACGCTGAAAGTTTCAAGTTCTAATGCGGCTACGGCTACACCAACACTTACTACATCAATTGCTGTTACAGGTACACAAAGCGGAAGAGACTTCACCGCAGTTCCAAGCTTTGTAAATGCTGCTCCTGATACTGCTATTAACGGAGCTTCTGTAACGTTCAACGGGGCGAATGTGCCTATCGAAAATATGCCACCTTACTTAGGCATGAACTACATTATTTGTGTAGAGGGGATTTATCCTTCAAGACCATAA
- a CDS encoding methyltransferase domain-containing protein: MNLISSENLRKAIDVGCGTGEQTHILSEKFNDAEFLGIDSSAEMLAEANQFQNEKLNFKQIPVEDLIDSKEKWDLIFSNAALQWSDDHEILFPKLISLLNENGQFAVQMPIQAENVLNKILFQLASEEPFRTQLDGWNRVSPVLSIDEYAQIMFDNGLKDLNISVKVYPILADDAEKLYQFISGSALIPYVERLDEVSKENFISEYKKRIGGHFKSFPAMYAFKRLLLYGKK, from the coding sequence ATGAATTTAATTTCATCAGAAAATCTGAGGAAAGCAATTGATGTAGGCTGTGGAACGGGCGAACAAACGCATATTCTTTCAGAAAAATTTAATGATGCAGAATTTCTGGGAATTGATTCTTCCGCAGAAATGCTAGCCGAAGCCAATCAGTTTCAAAATGAAAAATTGAATTTCAAGCAAATTCCTGTTGAAGATTTAATCGATTCAAAAGAAAAATGGGATCTTATTTTCAGTAATGCAGCATTGCAATGGTCGGATGATCATGAAATATTATTCCCAAAATTAATTTCATTATTAAACGAAAACGGACAGTTCGCTGTACAGATGCCCATTCAGGCTGAGAATGTTTTAAATAAAATATTATTCCAGCTCGCTTCGGAGGAACCTTTTCGTACCCAACTTGATGGTTGGAACAGAGTTTCACCTGTTTTGAGTATTGACGAATACGCTCAAATCATGTTTGATAATGGCTTAAAAGATTTAAATATTTCGGTAAAAGTTTACCCGATTCTCGCAGACGATGCTGAAAAATTGTATCAGTTTATTTCGGGTTCTGCTTTGATACCTTATGTGGAGAGATTGGATGAGGTGAGCAAAGAGAATTTCATTTCAGAATACAAAAAAAGAATTGGCGGGCACTTCAAAAGTTTTCCCGCAATGTATGCATTCAAGAGATTACTACTTTACGGAAAAAAATAA
- a CDS encoding T9SS type A sorting domain-containing protein: METSENSKAQLYDQSGKILKDLELKKGINEENISELPSGTYLLKTSSESKKIIKR, from the coding sequence ATAGAAACATCTGAAAATTCTAAGGCTCAGCTTTATGATCAATCCGGAAAAATCCTGAAAGACCTTGAGCTTAAAAAGGGAATCAATGAAGAAAACATATCAGAACTTCCATCAGGAACTTACTTGCTGAAAACATCTTCAGAATCTAAAAAAATCATTAAAAGATAG